In the genome of Bacillus sp. S3, one region contains:
- the rpoC gene encoding DNA-directed RNA polymerase subunit beta': MLDVNNFEYMKIGLASPDKIRSWSFGEVKKPETINYRTLKPEKDGLFCERIFGPTKDWECHCGKYKRVRYKGVVCDRCGVEVTRAKVRRERMGHIELAAPVSHIWYFKGIPSRMGLVLDMSPRALEEVIYFASYVVTESGDTALDKKQLLSEKEYRAYREKYGNKFQAAMGAEAIKKLLSDIDLNKEVDILKEELKTAQGQRRTRAIKRLEVLEAFRGSGNAPSWMILDVLPVIPPELRPMVQLDGGRFATSDLNDLYRRVINRNNRLKRLLDLGAPSIIVQNEKRMLQEAVDALIDNGRRGRPVTGPGNRPLKSLSHMLKGKQGRFRQNLLGKRVDYSGRSVIVVGPNLKMYQCGLPKEMALELFKPFVMKELVEKGLAHNIKSAKRKIERVSPDVWDVLEDVIREHPVLLNRAPTLHRLGIQAFEPTLVEGRAIRLHPLVCTAYNADFDGDQMAVHVPLSSEAQAEARLLMLAAQNILNPKDGKPVVTPSQDMVLGNYYLTLEREGTIGEGMVFKDTSEAILAYQNGYVHYHTRVAVHAGSLENETFTEEQNNKLLITTVGKLIFNEILPKSFPYINEPTRHNLEVETPAKYFVEKGEDVKAKIKEMPLIDPFKKKILGNIIAEVFKRFKITETSKMLDRMKDLGFKHSTKAGITVGVADIVVLGEKQQILHDAQGKVDNVMKQFRRGLITEDERYDRVIAIWSAAKDTIQGKLMKSLNKTNPIFMMSDSGARGNASNFTQLAGMRGLMANPAGRIIELPIKSSFREGLTVLEYFISTHGARKGLADTALKTADSGYLTRRLVDVAQDVIVREDDCGTDRGFTISALKDGTEIIEGLDERLIGRYARKAIKHPETKEVLVPENGLITEDLAETIVGAGIEEVKIRSAFTCNTRHGVCKKCYGRNLATGQEVEVGEAVGIIAAQSIGEPGTQLTMRTFHTGGVAGDDITQGLPRIQEIFEARNPKGVAVISEIEGVVVGINEGRDRQHEIVVQGEVESRTYNAPYTARLKVAVNDHVERGQELTEGSIDPKELIKVKDVTSVQEYLLREVQKVYRMQGVEIGDKHVEVMVRQMLRKIRVSDAGETDVLPGTLLDIHQFTDANEKALIEGKLPATGRPVLLGITKASLETDSFLSAASFQETTRVLTDAAIKGKRDELLGLKENVIIGKLVPAGTGMQRYRKAEPVLRDTTSEETVTID, from the coding sequence TTGTTAGACGTTAATAATTTTGAGTATATGAAAATTGGCCTTGCTTCACCGGATAAGATCCGTTCGTGGTCATTCGGAGAAGTTAAAAAGCCAGAAACCATTAACTATCGTACGTTAAAGCCTGAAAAAGACGGCTTATTCTGTGAACGTATTTTCGGTCCCACAAAGGATTGGGAATGTCATTGCGGAAAATATAAGCGTGTCCGTTATAAAGGCGTCGTTTGTGACCGCTGCGGTGTAGAAGTAACACGTGCAAAGGTTCGCCGTGAACGTATGGGTCATATCGAACTTGCTGCACCTGTTTCACATATTTGGTACTTTAAAGGGATTCCAAGCCGGATGGGTCTTGTTTTAGACATGTCACCGCGTGCTTTGGAAGAAGTCATTTACTTTGCTTCTTATGTGGTAACAGAATCAGGTGATACAGCCCTTGATAAGAAACAGCTACTATCCGAAAAGGAATATCGGGCATATCGTGAAAAGTACGGAAACAAATTCCAAGCTGCCATGGGTGCTGAAGCGATTAAAAAGCTTCTTTCCGATATTGATTTAAATAAGGAAGTCGACATTTTAAAAGAAGAATTAAAGACAGCACAAGGCCAGCGGCGTACGCGTGCGATTAAGCGCCTGGAAGTGTTAGAGGCATTCCGCGGATCAGGCAATGCTCCGTCATGGATGATTCTTGATGTTCTTCCTGTCATTCCTCCTGAACTTCGTCCAATGGTTCAATTGGACGGGGGAAGATTTGCGACATCTGACCTAAACGATCTTTATCGTCGTGTCATCAACCGTAACAACCGCTTAAAGCGTTTATTGGATCTTGGTGCACCAAGTATTATCGTTCAGAATGAAAAGCGGATGCTTCAAGAAGCGGTAGATGCCCTAATCGATAACGGCCGCCGCGGCCGACCTGTTACTGGTCCTGGTAACCGTCCGTTAAAGTCACTATCACATATGTTAAAAGGGAAACAAGGCCGTTTCCGTCAAAACCTGCTTGGAAAACGTGTTGACTATTCCGGCCGTTCCGTAATTGTTGTAGGCCCGAATTTAAAAATGTATCAGTGCGGTCTTCCGAAAGAAATGGCTTTGGAACTATTCAAGCCGTTTGTTATGAAGGAGCTTGTCGAAAAAGGCCTGGCTCACAACATCAAGTCTGCTAAGCGTAAAATAGAGCGGGTATCTCCTGATGTGTGGGACGTACTTGAAGATGTAATCAGAGAGCATCCGGTTTTATTAAACCGTGCCCCAACATTGCATAGATTAGGAATTCAGGCATTTGAACCAACACTTGTCGAAGGACGGGCGATTCGCCTCCATCCACTCGTATGTACTGCATACAATGCGGATTTCGATGGTGACCAAATGGCTGTTCACGTACCGCTTTCATCGGAAGCACAAGCAGAAGCTCGTCTATTGATGCTTGCAGCTCAAAATATCTTGAACCCTAAAGATGGTAAGCCGGTTGTTACTCCATCCCAGGACATGGTATTAGGAAACTATTACTTGACACTGGAGCGTGAAGGTACGATTGGTGAAGGGATGGTTTTTAAAGATACAAGTGAAGCTATCCTTGCTTACCAGAACGGGTATGTTCACTACCATACACGTGTGGCTGTACATGCTGGATCATTGGAAAATGAAACATTTACGGAAGAACAAAATAATAAGCTGTTGATTACAACTGTTGGTAAGCTTATTTTTAATGAAATACTTCCAAAGTCATTCCCATATATCAATGAGCCGACACGACATAATTTAGAAGTCGAAACACCTGCGAAGTATTTCGTTGAAAAAGGTGAAGACGTCAAAGCGAAAATTAAAGAAATGCCGTTAATTGATCCATTCAAAAAGAAAATCCTTGGAAATATCATTGCTGAGGTATTCAAACGGTTCAAAATTACCGAAACGTCTAAAATGCTTGACCGGATGAAGGACCTAGGATTTAAGCATTCCACCAAGGCAGGTATTACTGTTGGTGTGGCGGATATCGTTGTACTAGGAGAGAAGCAGCAAATTCTTCATGATGCTCAAGGTAAAGTAGATAACGTGATGAAGCAATTCAGACGTGGTTTGATCACGGAAGATGAGCGTTATGATCGTGTTATTGCGATCTGGAGTGCCGCGAAGGATACCATTCAAGGTAAACTGATGAAATCCTTGAATAAGACGAATCCAATCTTTATGATGAGTGATTCCGGTGCCCGTGGTAATGCCTCTAACTTTACACAGCTTGCAGGTATGCGCGGACTAATGGCCAACCCGGCTGGACGTATCATTGAATTGCCGATTAAATCAAGTTTCCGTGAAGGTTTAACCGTATTAGAGTACTTTATTTCCACACACGGTGCTCGTAAAGGTCTTGCAGATACAGCTCTTAAGACAGCTGACTCTGGTTACTTAACACGCCGACTTGTAGACGTTGCCCAAGATGTTATTGTCCGTGAAGATGATTGCGGCACCGATCGTGGATTTACCATCAGTGCTTTAAAAGACGGTACAGAAATCATCGAGGGATTAGATGAGCGCTTAATTGGCCGTTATGCCCGTAAAGCCATCAAGCATCCTGAAACAAAAGAAGTACTCGTTCCTGAAAACGGCTTAATCACGGAAGATTTAGCAGAAACCATTGTTGGAGCAGGTATTGAAGAAGTAAAAATCCGCTCTGCGTTTACATGTAATACTCGTCATGGCGTATGTAAGAAGTGTTATGGCCGCAACTTGGCAACAGGTCAAGAGGTTGAGGTTGGTGAAGCAGTTGGTATTATTGCTGCCCAATCCATCGGGGAGCCGGGAACACAGTTAACGATGCGTACGTTCCATACAGGCGGTGTTGCGGGAGACGATATTACCCAAGGTTTACCGCGTATCCAAGAGATCTTTGAAGCGCGTAACCCTAAAGGTGTAGCGGTTATTTCAGAAATAGAAGGTGTCGTTGTCGGCATTAACGAAGGACGCGACCGCCAGCATGAAATCGTCGTACAAGGTGAAGTTGAATCTCGTACCTACAATGCTCCATATACAGCACGCTTAAAAGTAGCTGTCAATGATCACGTTGAACGCGGTCAGGAACTAACTGAAGGTTCAATTGATCCGAAAGAATTAATTAAAGTAAAAGACGTTACATCTGTTCAAGAATACCTATTGCGTGAAGTTCAAAAGGTTTACCGCATGCAGGGTGTTGAAATTGGCGATAAGCACGTCGAAGTAATGGTTCGTCAGATGCTGCGTAAAATTCGTGTCAGCGATGCCGGTGAAACAGATGTGCTTCCAGGTACACTCCTTGATATTCATCAGTTTACTGATGCGAATGAAAAGGCGCTGATTGAAGGTAAATTACCTGCAACAGGACGTCCAGTATTACTCGGTATTACAAAAGCTTCACTTGAAACAGATTCCTTCTTGTCTGCGGCATCGTTCCAAGAAACGACAAGAGTTCTTACAGATGCAGCGATCAAAGGCAAACGCGATGAATTGCTTGGTCTGAAGGAAAATGTCATTATCGGTAAGCTTGTACCAGCTGGAACAGGCATGCAGCGCTACCGCAAAGCGGAGCCTGTACTTCGCGATACGACATCCGAAGAAACTGTAACGATTGATTAA
- a CDS encoding 50S ribosomal protein L7ae-like protein — protein sequence MSYEKVLQAQRTVIGTKQTVKALKENLVQELVVANDAEPKVTAKVIGEALLADVPVLYVDSMKKLGKACGIEVGAAAVAIIR from the coding sequence ATGTCTTATGAAAAAGTATTACAGGCGCAACGTACTGTTATAGGAACGAAACAAACAGTAAAAGCGCTTAAGGAAAATCTAGTGCAAGAGTTAGTTGTTGCAAACGATGCGGAACCGAAGGTTACGGCAAAGGTCATTGGTGAAGCACTCTTAGCAGATGTTCCGGTCCTATATGTAGATTCGATGAAAAAACTCGGCAAAGCATGTGGGATTGAAGTGGGCGCGGCAGCTGTTGCCATTATCCGTTAA
- the rpsL gene encoding 30S ribosomal protein S12 has translation MPTINQLVRKPRQSTAEKSKSPALNKGYNSFKKSQTNVSSPQKRGVCTRVGTMTPKKPNSALRKYARVRLTNGIEVTAYIPGIGHNLQEHSVVLIRGGRVKDLPGVRYHIVRGALDTAGVNNRMQGRSKYGTKRPKAAKK, from the coding sequence ATGCCTACTATTAACCAACTAGTGCGCAAGCCTCGTCAATCAACGGCTGAGAAGTCAAAATCTCCAGCGCTAAATAAAGGTTATAACAGCTTTAAGAAATCACAAACAAATGTATCTTCACCACAAAAACGCGGAGTATGTACTCGTGTTGGTACAATGACTCCAAAGAAACCGAACTCAGCGTTACGTAAATATGCTCGTGTACGTTTGACAAACGGTATTGAGGTGACAGCATACATTCCTGGTATTGGCCACAACCTTCAAGAGCACAGCGTTGTTCTTATTCGTGGAGGACGTGTAAAAGACTTACCAGGGGTACGTTACCACATCGTACGTGGAGCACTTGATACTGCGGGTGTAAACAACCGTATGCAAGGTCGCTCTAAATATGGTACTAAGAGACCAAAAGCAGCAAAAAAATAA
- the rpsG gene encoding 30S ribosomal protein S7 gives MPRKGPVAKRDVLPDPLYNSKLVTRLINKMMIDGKRGKSQEILYSAFNTIRERSGKEPMEIFDAAMKNIMPVLEVRARRVGGANYQVPVEVRPDRRTTLGLRWLVNYSRLRGEKTMEERLANEIMDAANNTGASVKKREDTHKMAEANKAFAHYRW, from the coding sequence ATGCCACGTAAAGGTCCTGTAGCAAAAAGAGACGTTTTACCAGATCCATTATATAATTCAAAATTAGTTACTCGTCTAATCAACAAAATGATGATTGACGGTAAAAGAGGTAAATCACAAGAAATTCTTTACTCAGCGTTTAACACCATTCGTGAACGTTCTGGCAAAGAGCCAATGGAAATCTTCGATGCAGCGATGAAGAACATCATGCCTGTACTTGAAGTTAGAGCTCGCCGTGTCGGTGGTGCAAACTACCAAGTTCCAGTTGAGGTGCGTCCTGACCGCCGTACAACTCTTGGTCTTCGCTGGTTGGTTAATTATTCACGTCTTCGCGGTGAAAAAACGATGGAAGAGCGTTTAGCTAACGAAATCATGGATGCAGCTAACAACACTGGCGCATCAGTTAAGAAGCGTGAAGATACACACAAAATGGCAGAAGCAAACAAAGCGTTTGCTCACTATCGTTGGTAA
- the fusA gene encoding elongation factor G, with translation MAREFSLENTRNIGIMAHIDAGKTTTTERVLYYTGKIHKIGETHEGASQMDWMEQEQERGITITSAATTASWKGHRVNIIDTPGHVDFTVEVERSLRVLDGAVAVLDAQSGVEPQTETVWRQATTYGVPRVVFVNKMDKIGADFLYSVGTIHDRLQANAHPIQLPIGAEDQFSGIIDLVEMNAVFYGNDLGTDIEVGEIPEEHRELAEEYREKLVEAVAELDEELMEKYLSGEEITKEELKAAIRQGTVNVEFYPVICGSAFKNKGVQLMLDAVIDYLPSPLDVPAIKGHDVDDEEVIVERHSSDEEPFAALAFKVMTDPYVGKLTFFRVYSGTLESGSYVQNSTKRKRERIGRILQMHANSRQEISIVHAGDIAAAVGLKDTTTGDTLCDEKNLVILESMQFPEPVIELSVEPKSKADQDKMTTALQKLQEEDPTFRAHTDQETGQVIIAGMGELHLDIIVDRMRREFKVEANVGAPQVAYRETFKGSAQVEGKFARQSGGRGQYGHVWIEFSPNEAGKGFEFENGIVGGVVPREYIPAVQAGLEDALGRGVLAGYPLVDIKARLFDGSYHDVDSSEMAFKIAASMALKNAASKCQPCILEPVMRVEVVIPEEYLGDIMGQVTARRGRVEGMDARGNAQVVRAMVPLSEMFGYATALRSSTQGRGVFSMHFDHYEEVPKSISEEIIKKNKGE, from the coding sequence ATGGCAAGAGAGTTCTCCTTAGAAAACACTCGTAATATCGGTATCATGGCACACATCGATGCCGGTAAAACGACGACCACTGAGCGCGTCCTTTACTACACTGGTAAGATTCATAAAATCGGTGAAACACATGAAGGCGCATCTCAGATGGACTGGATGGAGCAGGAACAAGAACGCGGAATTACAATCACTTCCGCTGCAACAACTGCATCATGGAAAGGACACCGTGTTAATATCATTGACACACCAGGACACGTAGACTTCACAGTTGAAGTTGAACGTTCCCTGCGTGTACTTGATGGTGCGGTAGCTGTTCTAGATGCACAATCAGGTGTTGAGCCGCAAACTGAAACAGTTTGGCGTCAAGCAACAACCTACGGAGTACCACGTGTAGTATTCGTAAACAAGATGGATAAAATCGGAGCTGACTTCCTATATTCTGTAGGAACAATCCATGACCGTCTGCAAGCAAATGCACACCCAATTCAGCTGCCAATCGGTGCTGAAGATCAATTCTCAGGGATTATTGACCTTGTGGAAATGAACGCAGTATTCTATGGTAATGACTTAGGTACTGATATTGAAGTAGGGGAAATTCCTGAAGAACACCGAGAATTAGCTGAAGAATACCGTGAAAAATTAGTTGAAGCAGTAGCTGAACTAGATGAAGAATTAATGGAAAAATACCTTAGCGGTGAAGAAATCACTAAAGAAGAGCTTAAAGCAGCGATTCGTCAAGGTACAGTTAATGTTGAATTCTATCCAGTAATCTGTGGATCAGCATTTAAAAACAAAGGTGTTCAATTAATGTTGGATGCTGTTATCGATTACCTTCCATCTCCATTAGATGTACCTGCGATTAAAGGTCATGATGTGGATGATGAAGAAGTAATTGTTGAACGTCATTCTAGTGACGAAGAGCCATTTGCGGCGCTAGCGTTCAAAGTTATGACTGACCCTTATGTTGGTAAATTAACGTTCTTCCGCGTTTACTCTGGTACGTTAGAGTCTGGCTCATATGTCCAAAACTCTACAAAACGTAAGCGTGAGCGTATTGGACGTATCCTGCAAATGCATGCAAACAGCCGTCAAGAAATTTCAATTGTTCATGCCGGTGACATTGCAGCAGCTGTAGGTTTGAAAGATACAACGACTGGTGATACTCTTTGTGACGAGAAAAACCTTGTTATCCTTGAGTCAATGCAATTCCCTGAGCCAGTTATTGAACTTTCAGTTGAACCAAAATCTAAAGCAGACCAAGACAAAATGACGACTGCATTACAAAAACTTCAAGAAGAAGATCCAACATTCCGTGCACATACTGACCAGGAAACTGGACAAGTTATCATTGCTGGTATGGGTGAGCTTCACCTTGACATCATTGTCGATCGTATGCGTCGTGAATTTAAAGTCGAAGCTAACGTAGGTGCTCCACAGGTTGCTTACCGTGAAACTTTCAAAGGTTCAGCGCAAGTTGAAGGTAAGTTTGCACGTCAATCTGGTGGTCGCGGACAATACGGACACGTTTGGATCGAATTCTCTCCAAATGAAGCAGGAAAAGGCTTCGAATTCGAAAACGGTATTGTCGGTGGTGTCGTTCCTCGTGAATACATCCCTGCGGTACAAGCTGGTTTAGAAGATGCCCTTGGTCGCGGTGTTCTTGCGGGTTATCCATTAGTGGATATTAAAGCAAGATTGTTCGATGGATCTTACCATGATGTTGACTCCTCTGAAATGGCGTTTAAGATTGCCGCTTCCATGGCTCTTAAAAATGCTGCTTCTAAGTGTCAACCATGTATCCTAGAGCCTGTTATGAGGGTAGAAGTTGTAATCCCTGAAGAATACCTTGGTGATATTATGGGCCAAGTTACTGCTCGCCGTGGCCGTGTTGAAGGTATGGATGCACGCGGTAATGCTCAAGTGGTTCGTGCAATGGTTCCACTTTCAGAAATGTTTGGTTATGCAACAGCACTTCGTTCAAGTACACAAGGCCGTGGAGTATTCTCCATGCACTTTGATCACTATGAAGAAGTACCAAAATCAATTTCTGAAGAAATCATCAAAAAAAATAAAGGTGAATAA
- the tuf gene encoding elongation factor Tu, which translates to MAKAKFDRSKPHVNIGTIGHVDHGKTTLTAAITSVLAKSGKAEARGYDQIDGAPEEKERGITISTSHVEYETDNRHYAHVDCPGHADYVKNMITGAAQMDGGILVVSATDGPMPQTREHILLSRQVGVPYLVVFMNKCDMVDDEELLELVEMEIRDLLTEYDFPGDDTPVIKGSALKALEGEAEWEEKVVELMAAVDEFIPTPTRDTDKPFMMPVEDVFSITGRGTVATGRVERGVVKVGDVVEIVGFTEEPKSTTVTGVEMFRKLLDFAEAGDNIGALLRGVAREEIERGQVLAKPKSITPHTKFKAQVYVLSKEEGGRHTPFFTNYRPQFYFRTSDITGICNLPEGTEMVMPGDHIEMSVELIAPVAIEEGTKFSIREGGRTVGSGSITTIVE; encoded by the coding sequence ATGGCAAAAGCTAAATTCGACCGTTCAAAGCCACACGTTAACATTGGTACAATTGGTCACGTTGACCATGGTAAAACTACTTTAACAGCTGCAATCACTTCTGTTCTTGCTAAATCTGGTAAAGCAGAAGCTCGCGGTTACGATCAAATCGATGGTGCTCCAGAAGAAAAAGAGCGTGGAATCACAATCTCTACTTCACACGTTGAGTACGAAACTGACAATCGTCACTACGCACACGTTGACTGCCCAGGACACGCTGACTATGTTAAAAACATGATCACTGGTGCAGCTCAAATGGACGGTGGTATCCTAGTTGTATCTGCAACTGATGGTCCAATGCCACAAACTCGTGAGCACATCCTTCTTTCTCGCCAAGTAGGTGTTCCATACCTTGTTGTTTTCATGAACAAGTGTGACATGGTTGACGACGAAGAACTTCTTGAATTAGTAGAAATGGAAATCCGTGATCTATTAACTGAATACGATTTCCCTGGCGATGACACTCCAGTTATCAAAGGTTCTGCTCTTAAAGCATTAGAAGGCGAAGCAGAATGGGAAGAAAAAGTTGTTGAGCTTATGGCTGCAGTTGACGAATTCATCCCAACTCCAACTCGTGACACTGACAAGCCGTTCATGATGCCAGTTGAGGATGTATTCTCAATCACTGGTCGTGGAACTGTTGCTACAGGCCGTGTTGAGCGTGGTGTAGTTAAAGTTGGTGACGTAGTTGAAATCGTTGGTTTCACTGAAGAGCCAAAATCTACAACTGTAACAGGTGTAGAAATGTTCCGTAAACTTCTTGACTTTGCTGAAGCAGGTGACAACATTGGTGCCCTTCTTCGTGGTGTAGCTCGTGAAGAAATCGAGCGTGGACAAGTTTTGGCTAAGCCAAAATCAATCACTCCACACACAAAGTTCAAAGCGCAAGTTTACGTTTTATCTAAAGAAGAAGGTGGACGTCATACTCCATTCTTCACAAACTACCGTCCACAATTCTATTTCCGTACTTCTGACATCACTGGTATTTGTAACTTACCAGAAGGTACAGAAATGGTTATGCCTGGTGACCACATCGAAATGTCTGTTGAGCTAATTGCTCCAGTTGCGATCGAAGAAGGAACTAAGTTCTCTATTCGTGAAGGCGGACGTACAGTAGGTTCAGGTTCAATCACAACAATCGTTGAGTAA
- the rpsJ gene encoding 30S ribosomal protein S10, which produces MAKQKIRIRLKAYDHRILDQSAEKIVETAKRSGAAVSGPIPLPTEKSVYTILRAVHKYKDSREQFEMRTHKRLIDIVNPTPQTVDALMRLDLPSGVDIEIKL; this is translated from the coding sequence ATGGCAAAACAAAAAATTCGTATCCGTTTAAAAGCATATGATCACAGAATCCTTGATCAATCTGCAGAGAAAATCGTAGAAACAGCAAAGCGTTCTGGTGCGGCAGTTTCAGGTCCGATCCCGCTTCCAACTGAAAAATCTGTTTACACAATTCTTCGTGCGGTCCATAAGTACAAAGATTCTCGTGAGCAATTTGAAATGCGGACACATAAGCGTCTAATCGACATCGTTAACCCAACTCCACAAACAGTTGATGCGTTAATGCGTTTAGATTTACCATCTGGTGTAGATATCGAAATTAAACTTTAA
- the rplC gene encoding 50S ribosomal protein L3 has translation MTKGILGRKIGMTQVFAENGILIPVTVVEAAPNVVLQKKSVDSDGYVAVQVGFEDKREKLSNKPEKGHVAKANTAPKRFVREFRGDDLAALEVGQEVKVDIFAAGDIVDVTGISKGKGFQGVIKRHGQSRGPMAHGSRYHRRPGSMGPVAPNRVFKGKLLPGRMGGEQITVQNLEIVKVDTERNLLLIKGNVPGPKKALLKIKGAVKA, from the coding sequence ATGACCAAAGGAATCTTAGGAAGAAAGATTGGTATGACTCAAGTATTTGCTGAAAATGGCATCTTAATCCCTGTAACAGTAGTTGAAGCAGCTCCAAACGTTGTTCTTCAAAAGAAATCAGTTGATAGTGACGGATATGTTGCCGTTCAAGTTGGTTTTGAAGACAAACGTGAAAAGTTGTCAAACAAACCTGAAAAGGGTCACGTTGCGAAAGCAAACACTGCTCCTAAGCGCTTCGTTCGCGAATTCCGCGGAGATGACTTAGCTGCACTTGAAGTTGGTCAAGAAGTCAAAGTTGATATTTTCGCTGCAGGCGATATCGTAGATGTAACAGGAATCTCAAAGGGTAAAGGTTTCCAAGGTGTAATTAAGCGCCACGGACAATCACGCGGCCCAATGGCTCACGGTTCACGTTATCATCGTCGCCCTGGTTCAATGGGACCTGTTGCTCCAAACCGTGTTTTCAAAGGTAAATTATTACCAGGACGTATGGGCGGAGAGCAAATAACAGTTCAAAACCTTGAAATCGTTAAGGTTGACACTGAGCGCAACTTACTTTTAATCAAAGGTAACGTCCCAGGACCTAAAAAAGCATTACTAAAAATCAAAGGTGCGGTTAAAGCATAA
- the rplD gene encoding 50S ribosomal protein L4: MPKVALLNQNGSQVGDIELNETVFGIEPNEHVLFEAIIMQRASLRQGTHKTKIRSEVRGGGRKPWRQKGTGRARQGSIRSPQWRGGGTVFGPTPRSYSYKLPKKVRRLAIKSALSSKVLEENILVLESLSFEAPKTKEFKSVLGGLSVEKKALIVTADLDENVALSARNIPGVTVVTADGINVLDVVNHDKLIMTKAAVEKVEEVLA, from the coding sequence ATGCCTAAAGTAGCATTATTAAACCAAAACGGTTCACAAGTTGGTGACATCGAACTTAATGAAACAGTTTTTGGTATTGAGCCTAATGAGCACGTATTATTCGAAGCAATTATCATGCAAAGAGCTTCTCTACGTCAAGGTACTCATAAAACAAAAATTCGTTCTGAAGTACGCGGCGGTGGTCGTAAACCATGGCGTCAAAAAGGAACTGGCCGTGCACGTCAAGGGTCAATTCGTTCTCCACAATGGCGCGGAGGTGGTACAGTTTTCGGACCTACACCACGCAGCTACAGCTATAAATTACCGAAAAAAGTCCGTCGCTTAGCGATTAAATCAGCACTTTCATCTAAAGTATTAGAAGAGAATATTTTGGTACTTGAAAGCTTAAGCTTTGAAGCTCCAAAAACAAAAGAATTCAAATCAGTATTGGGTGGCCTATCTGTTGAGAAAAAGGCACTAATCGTTACTGCTGACCTTGATGAAAACGTAGCATTATCTGCACGTAATATTCCTGGTGTAACAGTTGTAACAGCTGATGGAATCAACGTATTAGACGTTGTCAATCATGATAAATTAATCATGACTAAAGCAGCGGTTGAAAAAGTAGAGGAGGTGCTTGCATAA
- the rplW gene encoding 50S ribosomal protein L23, whose translation MMDARDIIKRPVITERSTDLMAEKKYTFEVDVRANKTQVKDAVKEIFGVEVEKVNIMNYKGKFKRMGKFGGYTNKRRKAIVKLTADSKEIEFFEA comes from the coding sequence ATAATGGATGCACGCGATATCATTAAGCGCCCCGTTATCACTGAACGTTCTACTGACCTAATGGCTGAAAAGAAATATACGTTCGAAGTGGATGTTAGAGCTAATAAAACTCAAGTCAAAGATGCTGTAAAAGAAATCTTCGGCGTTGAAGTTGAAAAAGTTAACATCATGAACTATAAAGGTAAATTCAAGCGTATGGGTAAATTCGGTGGATATACGAACAAACGCCGTAAAGCAATTGTAAAATTAACTGCTGACAGCAAAGAAATCGAATTCTTTGAAGCATAA
- the rplB gene encoding 50S ribosomal protein L2: MAIKKYKPTSNGRRGMTVLSFEEITTSTPEKSLLAPVNRKGGRNNQGKITVRHQGGGHKRQYRLIDFKRNKDGIPGRVATIEYDPNRSANIALINYVDGEKRYILAPKNLQVGMEVMSGPEADIKVGNALPLANIPVGTVVHNIELKPGKGGQLVRSAGTSAQVLGKEGKYVLVRLTSGEVRMILAECRASVGQVGNEQHELVNIGKAGRSRWLGKRPTVRGSVMNPNDHPHGGGEGRSPIGRKSPMSPWGKPTLGFKTRKKKNKSDKFIVRRRKK; the protein is encoded by the coding sequence ATGGCGATTAAGAAGTATAAACCTACCTCGAACGGTCGACGTGGAATGACAGTTTTAAGTTTCGAAGAAATTACAACTAGCACTCCAGAAAAATCTCTATTAGCTCCTGTTAATAGAAAAGGCGGCCGTAACAATCAAGGTAAGATTACAGTTCGTCATCAAGGTGGCGGCCATAAGCGTCAATATCGTTTAATCGACTTTAAACGTAACAAAGATGGCATTCCAGGACGCGTTGCCACTATCGAGTACGATCCAAATCGTTCTGCAAATATTGCATTAATAAATTATGTTGATGGAGAAAAGCGTTATATCCTAGCTCCAAAAAACCTACAAGTAGGTATGGAAGTAATGTCAGGTCCAGAAGCTGATATTAAAGTAGGTAACGCACTTCCACTAGCAAACATCCCAGTTGGTACTGTGGTACACAACATCGAGTTAAAACCAGGAAAAGGCGGCCAGTTAGTTCGTTCTGCTGGAACAAGCGCACAAGTACTTGGTAAAGAAGGAAAATACGTATTAGTACGTTTAACTTCAGGTGAAGTTCGTATGATTCTTGCTGAGTGCCGTGCGTCAGTTGGTCAAGTAGGTAACGAACAACACGAACTTGTTAACATTGGTAAAGCAGGTCGTTCTCGCTGGTTAGGCAAACGCCCAACAGTCCGCGGATCTGTTATGAACCCTAACGATCACCCACACGGTGGTGGTGAAGGACGTTCACCAATCGGACGTAAATCACCAATGTCTCCATGGGGCAAACCGACTCTTGGATTCAAAACACGTAAGAAGAAAAACAAATCAGATAAATTTATTGTACGTCGACGTAAAAAATAA